A single genomic interval of Pseudomonas sp. FeN3W harbors:
- a CDS encoding endonuclease/exonuclease/phosphatase family protein, which yields MTLDKNHPIESADLDAHMATAVNSIRILTVNTHKGFTALNRRFILPELREAVRSVSADVVFLQEVLGTHDKHALRFHNWPSTPQYEFLADSIWTDFAYGRNAVYPDGDHGNALLSKFPIIRYENLDISIAGPERRGLLHSVLQVPGHEEFHAICVHLGLREAHRQQQLELLCNLLDSLPTGAPVVVAGDFNDWRLKATKTLDRCAGLHEVFAVSQGRVAKTFPARWPMLRLDRIYVRNASSHDARILGNKPWTHLSDHLPLAVEIHL from the coding sequence TTGACTCTGGACAAAAATCACCCGATCGAAAGCGCCGACCTCGATGCCCATATGGCCACAGCGGTCAATTCGATCCGCATTCTCACGGTCAATACGCACAAAGGCTTCACCGCACTCAACCGTCGCTTCATCCTCCCCGAGTTGCGTGAGGCGGTACGCAGCGTCTCGGCGGATGTGGTGTTCCTGCAGGAAGTCCTCGGCACGCACGACAAGCACGCACTGCGCTTTCACAACTGGCCGTCCACGCCGCAGTACGAGTTCCTGGCCGACAGCATCTGGACCGATTTCGCCTACGGCCGCAACGCGGTCTACCCGGACGGCGACCACGGCAACGCCCTGTTGTCGAAGTTTCCGATCATCCGCTACGAGAACCTCGACATCTCCATCGCCGGTCCCGAACGGCGCGGCTTGCTGCACAGCGTGCTGCAGGTGCCGGGCCACGAGGAGTTCCATGCCATCTGCGTGCACCTCGGCCTGCGTGAGGCGCACCGCCAGCAGCAGCTGGAGCTGCTCTGCAACCTGCTCGACTCGCTGCCCACAGGTGCGCCCGTGGTGGTCGCCGGGGACTTCAACGACTGGCGACTCAAGGCCACCAAGACGCTGGACCGCTGCGCCGGCCTGCATGAGGTCTTTGCCGTGTCCCAGGGCCGGGTGGCGAAAACCTTTCCGGCACGCTGGCCGATGCTGCGCCTGGACCGTATCTACGTGCGCAATGCCAGCAGCCACGACGCGCGAATCCTCGGTAACAAACCCTGGACGCACTTGTCCGATCATCTGCCCCTAGCGGTGGAGATACATCTATGA
- a CDS encoding DUF72 domain-containing protein translates to MANIHIGISGWRYAPWRGDFYPKGLTQKKELQFASRAVSSIEINGSFYSLQTPERYADWYADTPKGFVFSIKGPRYITHIRRLNDVEMPLANFFASGIFRLEEKLGPILWQFPPSFKFDAALFETFLRQLPHDTEAALAIAKACEPRMEGRSYLSIDRKRPMRHAVEIRNASFVEPEFIDLLRKYRVALVVADTAGKWPHLEDLTSDFVYIRLHGAEELYTSGYTDTALDHWCHRIQRWSDGEQPDDARLTSPRKPRPRKSRAVYCYFDNDVKVRAPYDARQLLRRLGLDEHLQATPGQLEGAMV, encoded by the coding sequence ATGGCAAACATCCATATCGGCATATCCGGCTGGCGCTACGCGCCCTGGCGCGGTGATTTCTACCCCAAGGGACTGACGCAGAAGAAGGAACTGCAGTTCGCCTCGCGCGCGGTGAGCAGCATCGAGATCAATGGCTCGTTCTATTCGCTGCAGACCCCGGAGCGCTATGCCGACTGGTACGCCGATACGCCAAAGGGCTTCGTCTTCAGCATCAAGGGACCGCGCTATATCACCCACATTCGTCGCCTCAACGACGTGGAGATGCCCCTCGCCAACTTCTTCGCATCGGGTATCTTTCGGCTCGAGGAAAAATTGGGGCCGATCCTCTGGCAGTTCCCGCCTTCGTTTAAATTCGATGCGGCACTGTTCGAGACTTTCCTTCGCCAACTGCCCCACGATACCGAAGCCGCGCTGGCCATCGCCAAAGCATGTGAGCCCCGCATGGAGGGGCGCAGCTACCTGTCCATCGACCGCAAGCGGCCGATGCGGCACGCGGTGGAAATCCGCAACGCCAGTTTCGTCGAGCCCGAATTCATCGACCTGCTGCGCAAGTATCGGGTCGCGCTGGTGGTGGCCGACACCGCCGGCAAGTGGCCGCACCTTGAAGACCTCACCAGCGACTTCGTCTACATCCGCCTGCATGGCGCCGAAGAGCTCTATACCAGCGGCTACACCGATACCGCGCTGGACCACTGGTGCCATCGCATCCAGCGCTGGAGCGACGGCGAGCAGCCCGATGACGCGCGCCTGACCAGCCCACGCAAGCCACGGCCGCGAAAATCCCGCGCGGTGTACTGCTATTTCGACAACGACGTGAAGGTTCGCGCGCCCTATGACGCGCGGCAACTGCTGCGCCGGCTCGGCCTGGATGAACATCTGCAGGCCACGCCTGGCCAACTGGAAGGAGCAATGGTTTGA
- a CDS encoding LysR family transcriptional regulator translates to MLDRITGMRVFVRAATAGSLSAAARHLDMSPAMASKHVDALEARLGVKLFHRSTRRLSLTEAGSNYLEACQRILPEIEEAEASVASQRIEATGLLRMNVPLTFGTQFIAPLIPEFSRRHPAVKVELGLTDSRIDLIDGGWDMAVRIGRLQDSPMQARQLADCPLLVCAAPRYLDERGVPRSVADLGQHNCLGYSLASLAAGKVWPFGRNAEVRIAISGDLVANNGEALVAAAVGGQGVIYQPQFIVAKALRSGELVALELDQPCVELGGIHVVYPPDRRPPAKVRVMIDYLVDAFSVDLPWSLQLD, encoded by the coding sequence ATGCTCGATCGAATCACCGGCATGCGCGTATTCGTCCGCGCCGCCACGGCTGGCAGCCTCTCGGCAGCGGCGCGTCATCTGGACATGTCGCCGGCGATGGCCAGCAAGCATGTCGATGCGCTGGAAGCCCGCCTCGGGGTCAAGTTGTTCCACCGCAGCACGCGTCGCCTGAGCCTTACCGAGGCCGGCAGCAACTATCTGGAGGCCTGCCAGCGCATCCTTCCGGAGATCGAGGAAGCCGAGGCCAGCGTTGCGTCGCAGCGGATCGAGGCCACCGGGCTGTTGCGCATGAATGTGCCGCTGACGTTCGGCACGCAATTCATCGCCCCGCTCATTCCGGAATTCAGCCGTCGCCATCCCGCGGTGAAAGTGGAGCTCGGCCTGACCGACAGCCGGATCGACCTGATCGATGGCGGCTGGGACATGGCCGTGCGCATCGGCAGGCTGCAGGACAGCCCCATGCAGGCGCGGCAGCTTGCAGACTGCCCGTTATTGGTCTGTGCCGCGCCGCGCTACCTGGATGAGCGAGGCGTGCCGCGCAGCGTCGCCGATCTGGGACAGCACAACTGTCTCGGTTACAGCCTGGCGAGCCTCGCCGCGGGCAAGGTCTGGCCTTTCGGTCGCAATGCCGAAGTGCGGATCGCAATCAGCGGCGATCTGGTCGCCAACAATGGTGAAGCCCTGGTGGCCGCCGCGGTCGGTGGCCAGGGCGTGATCTACCAGCCGCAGTTCATTGTCGCCAAGGCGCTGCGCAGCGGTGAGCTGGTCGCCCTCGAGCTGGATCAGCCGTGCGTCGAGCTCGGTGGGATTCATGTGGTCTACCCGCCTGATCGCCGTCCACCGGCCAAGGTCCGGGTCATGATCGACTATCTGGTCGATGCCTTTTCCGTTGACCTGCCGTGGAGCCTGCAGTTGGACTGA